Below is a window of Desulfolucanica intricata DNA.
CAGACTCAATATAAAAATTAGTAGTACCTACCTCCGGTGTACTTTTAAAGGAACCCCGTACTCCATTACCGGTGGATTCTACACCCGCTTTATTTGCGGTGTATGTATTATGCAAAAAACCCTTTAATTCACCATCCTGAACAAGTATTGTTTTTGAAGTGGGAACTCCTTCTCCGTCAAACGGAGTAGAAGCAATACCACCTGCCAGTGAACCGTCATCAACAATCGTAATAAATTCGGAAGCAATCTTACTGCCTACCTTATTAGCAAAAAGAGAACGTCCTTTCTGCACAGCCTCTGCTGTGAAAGAAGAAGCCATTAAACCTAAAAAGCCCGCAGCTACATAGGGTTCAAATAAAACCGTAGTTCGCCTTGTAGTAATAGGTTTGGCACCAAGCATTCGAACGGCCCGGCTGGCTGCTTCCTGTCCGACAAAATCAGGGTTTATATCTTTATATTTTAAATGATAGTCCAGTGCAAAACCAGTTTGGGAATCATCACCATCCACTGCTACCAATGCTAAATAAATTCCACAATAAGCTCCTTGATAAGAAGCTACCATACCTTGTGAATTTGCTATTACCACCGAAGTTACACCATCACTGTAAGAAGAACTTTCGATAATTTTAACCCTCTTATCGTAAGATAAAGCAGCCTCTTCCATTGCTACAGCAAGATTAATTTTATCTTCTACGGAAGCCTCAGAAATTTCGGGGTCATACAAATCCAATTGTGGATACTCAGAAGCAGGCAGGGGTAAGCCAATACCTGATTCCTGCATACTTTGCGAGGCATTGTTTAAGGACTGCCTAACACAATCTTCGACTCCCTCTATCGTTAAATCTGTGGTAAAAGCAAAACCGGTTCGTCCATTTACGAAAGTTCTCAGCCCCAAACCCCTGTCCTCGGATAACTTCATAGTATCAACCTGTTTACCTCGAACTTCTATATCCAACTCTTTATTATAACTTAAATAAGCTTCCGCCATTTCTGCTCCCAATTTTTTCGCATTGGCTATAGCAGACTCGGCAATACTTAATTTCTCCTTATCCACCCAAACCGCTCCTTTCGATATCCTTATTATTATTCAACAGTATGCACTCTATTCCTTACATACTTGTAACCATTCTTCTTATTAATAGGAAATAATTTTATAAAAACAAAAATAATACGAATAATTCTCGCCGGTAGGTAAAAAATAACCAAAATAGTTAGTTAAAGGGGGTTGATAACCTAAAATATTAATTATTTATCTTTATGTTTTTGGGCATTATATTATAAAAGCTATTCGACGAAAGGACGTGAGTATATGATGCAATTCAGTCAAATTTCAAATCAAATTTCAAATTGGGAGAATTGGAAAAGATTTTTGGGACAGGCTGTAGAATATGCCAGTGAATTGGGTGTTCCCAAAGAAAGAATTTCATCTCTGGCTCATCAAGCCGGGGAGATATTAGCAACGAGCGTTCCTCCTGCAAATCCTGAGCAAAAAGCTTTAAAAGAGCTTTGGCAAGTAGCTGATGATCAAGAAAAACATATAATTGCCGGCTTAATGACTAAACTTGTTAGCAGCAGATAAAAATTACAATTAATCTTTAAAATTAAAATCTTAGACAGCTAGCCGGCTAACAATATGCTGACCGGCATAATTTTTTAAATTAGAATAAAAAATTAATTCAAAAAATACTTGGGTTTTTCCCAAGTATTTTTTGTTCTCTAAAAAATTATGTTTGTATAAAGATTATGGATAAATATGATACCCGGTGCATTTTAATATATTTTACTTATAGACGGCAGATTTGGGAATTGGACTGCCCTGTAACTTCCGTTCCCCCCACAAGAATTTCTTTAATCGCAATTGTTGGCTGTGCATCACTGACCGGTACACCTTGACCATCTTTACCACAAGTTCCGATAGTAAATCCTAAGTCACTGCCTATCATATCAATAGTCTGCAATACATGGGGGCCGTTTCCGGTTAAAGTTGCCCCCCGAACCATGGGTCCTATTTCGCCATCCTGAATTATATATCCCTCAGCCACATCAAAAACAAAATCTCCGGTGGTAGTATTAACCTGACCGCCACCCATTTTTTTCACTAGCAATCCTTCTTTTATTTCACGTATAATTTTTTCCGGCTCCCAATTACCCGGAGCTATATATGTATTCCCCATTCTGGGAATAGGTTTGTGCTGGTATGATTCCCGCCTGCCATGACCATTTGATAAACGATTATCTTTTCCCGCTGTTAGGCGGTCATACAAGTAATCTTCTAAAACCCCGTTTTTGATTAAGGTCACAGGCTGAGCTAAAACACCTTCATCATCAACAGCATAAGAACCATACTTATTTGACATAGTAGCATCATCAATTACTGTAACTGTATCTGACGCTACTTTTTGCCCCTTTTTACCGGAATAAACTGATAGTTTTTTTTGCACCAAATCCGCCTCTAAACCATGCCCACAAGCCTCATGAACCATTGTTCCACCTGCTTCACCGGCCATTACCACCGGCATTTTGCCCGTCGGAGCCGGTTTAGCAGATAACATTTTAACCGCACGTTTTGCTACAGAAACAGCCAGTTCACCCGGATCAAAATTTTTAAATAATTCAAAACCACTTAATCCCCCAACTGCGTCGTAACCCGTTTGAATAGTATCATTTTTTGCAGCGACCACCTGTACTAAAAGGCGGGTACGAATACGCTCGTCTTCAACAACTTCCCCATCACTATTTGCTATAGTTACCTTAGTTGTAGCATCTCCATAACCAACTATAACCTGTTTAACAGCATCTTCCTCTATAGACCTGGCAGCTTTATCGGCTGACTCAACTAATTTCACTTTTTGTTCAGTTGATATATCCTTAGGTGGTTCTAAAAAGTCAAACTTTACTGCCGGGTTTATTGTTCGCAAATCCAAATTTACATCTTTATATGTGCCCCTTGTGGCCTGGCTAACAGTTCTTGCTGCTGCAAGTAACCCTTCTTTACTTACATCATTAGTATAAGCATAAGCCGTATTTTCACCGGACAAAACACGAATACCCGCACCCAAATCCACACCGGAATGCACCCGTTCTATTTTTCCGGCCTCACACCTTATAGCGGTTGCCCTTTTATTTTCTACATATATGTCTGCAAAATCTCCTCCTTTGGATAAGGCAGTTTCCAGTACATTCTGTAATAATTTTTTGTCAAACAAAGATAACCCCTCCATGGAATTTTATATAAGGGATATTTCCAAAACAATATTTTGTTAATATATTGTCTGTGAACCAAAATATTTATACAAATATTGGTTACTAAACGTTTAAAGTTAATTTATATCTTTTTTTACTATATTAGTTCTTTGAGAATACATAACCAAGGAAATTTTTGCTATTGCATCGTTAGTTTCATTTTTGTTAACAGGATTTTCGAGGACCATATCCTTAATTACAATTAAATTTGGCTGGTGTTCGATCTGCTCAACAAAAGTTATTAACTTGGAAAATTCTCCTGTAATAACACATTTTACAGGCAGTTCATTGTAATAATCTTTTACTACCGGTTCTTGAGGGATAAATGAATTAAGCCGCAAATTACAATTGTTTGCTATTAAACCTATGATTTCCAAGGCTGTTCCGTCATTTATCTCCCGGGAAAAATAATTTTCCTTACCCTGCAAACGCTCTTGAATTTTTTTCATAGCTGCTTTTTCACCGGGTAAAGAGGCAATTTGCTTATTAATTTGTATTATCTGCTGCCTCTTAATATAAAGTTGTTTTTGCAAACTATAGTAAGAATTATACTGATGTACCGTTAATAGTACAAATACCAGACAAGCTAAAATACCAATTAATGTTTTTTCGCGTAATGATAGATTTAATAATTTTTCTTTTATTTTATAAATCATTATCCTTTTCCTTTAGTATTACAGAAATCATAAATTTAATTTCTGCATAATCAAAATCTTTATTTTGTTCTACGGATTTCAGCCTAACTTCTTGAAAATATAATTTATTACATAATTCTTTGTATAATTTAGTCACCGAGTTAATAGAACCGGCCTCCCCCATAATCTCAACAACAGTAAATGCTTGTCTTTGTATTGTTTCTTTTCCCTGAGAATATACTTTGTCGGAAACTCCGGTGTCATCTACATTGTTTTGAGAAATCTTTATTTCTGTAAATTGTATATCGACAGGTCGAATTAATTCTAAATCTAATAGCAGCTCAGACCAGGCAACCCGGTTTTTTACTAAATTATCCAGTGTACTCAGTTTGGTCCCGTTTTCAGTAGTGTCTTTTATTATATGCTCTAAATTCTGCAGTTCACTGGATTTATCTTGTAGTACCTTTTCTAATGCTGCTGCATCTTGTCTCAATAATCTATATTCATTTAATAACCCACAATATATACCGGACAGCAACAAAATAAACATAAAGATAAGCACCTTTAAAGTTAGTGCCTTCCAATTAGAATAATCACTTTTTAATTCAGAAGGTAATAAATTTACCTTATACATACTATATTACCCCTCCGAGAGCTAACCCCAGTGCTACCTCGAAGTCAGGATCAATAGAAACGGAATGTTTTAAAATTGAAGGGGAACCAAACTTTGCCGGAATTCCCGTTTTCTTTTCCACTAAAGTTAGTATATTATTATATTCATTATATTTACCACTTAAAATAAGCCTTTGAATAGCGGGTAAAGAAAAGTTATGTTTAAAATATTGTAGAGTTATTTCTAATTGCTTTAATAGATTTTGTAGATTATATTTTGAGAAAGATCGTATAAAATTAATCTGATTATCTTTCATCACAATCATGTGTGCCATACTGTTACTTAAATACACCAGAGCAACGTTTTCATTATAATCATCTTTATATAATCTCCACAAAGCCAATGCCGAAATATCAAAAGATGTTAGTTTTAAGCCGCAAGCTTGAAATATATTATAGTATTTTATAACTAATTTCTTTTTTACTGTGATTAATAACACATTTAAGTATTTTCGATGATTTTCATCTATTCGACCTAATACTAAATAGCGGTAGATTATTTCATCCGATAAATCAGGGAATAGTCTGTTCATTTCCCATTTAACAGCTTTAGCCAATTCACGTTTAGACATGAACGGTATTTTTATATGGCGTAAGGTTATCTGATTTCCTTCAATAGTAAAAAATATTTTCTCATTCATTACGCCGGCCTCATCTGCAGCCTGGCATAAAGCCGCAACTAAATTACCATTATCTCCTTCTTCATCCTGCGGCTCATTCCATTCTGACGGTGTAGCTGCACTGGATAAACTGCAAACATTTAGTTTACCGTTCCATTCAATCACAGCTACTTTAATTTTTTCTTTACCTAATTCTACCCCTACAAATTTTTTAGGCCTTGTTAAAAATCTTTTAAACAAATTTCCTCACCGCTCCAAGTTACAAAATCGGATATTGTTCCTTCCACCAAATAATATCTAAATTTACAGGTAACCCGGGAGGTACTTGATTTACTAACTCTTTTGCAAATTGAAAATTTAAAACTCCATCATATAATTTTATTTTTTCGGTTACAATTGAACCTAAAACATTAGTTTTTCCATATATATTTAACTGTCCTTCACTCCATAAAATGGCATTGATAATTGTATCTGTTAATGACAATTCTACATTTATGTCCTGATAACTAATTAACGCTAAAGAATTATGTGAAATATCTCCGGTAGTTACACTTGACGTAACTGTTATATCTCCTGTTGCTATGATTGTAGCACGCCCGTTATAGTTTCCGGATAAAAAAACATTTCCGTCTATGTAATATAAACCACTCACTCTTACTAAATCGGCCTCATTAAAAAACTTATCACCTGAAAAGCAATGACCACTACCATAAGTTTGTGCCAAAGTTAGATATATTCCTTTATCATCTTCGTTAATTGGGGCAGGGGGTAAATATATATCACCGGTAATATTACCTGTATCATCACTTTTTTTTGTCATAAGAGTACTGTATGTTTCAAAAATA
It encodes the following:
- a CDS encoding TldD/PmbA family protein, which codes for MFDKKLLQNVLETALSKGGDFADIYVENKRATAIRCEAGKIERVHSGVDLGAGIRVLSGENTAYAYTNDVSKEGLLAAARTVSQATRGTYKDVNLDLRTINPAVKFDFLEPPKDISTEQKVKLVESADKAARSIEEDAVKQVIVGYGDATTKVTIANSDGEVVEDERIRTRLLVQVVAAKNDTIQTGYDAVGGLSGFELFKNFDPGELAVSVAKRAVKMLSAKPAPTGKMPVVMAGEAGGTMVHEACGHGLEADLVQKKLSVYSGKKGQKVASDTVTVIDDATMSNKYGSYAVDDEGVLAQPVTLIKNGVLEDYLYDRLTAGKDNRLSNGHGRRESYQHKPIPRMGNTYIAPGNWEPEKIIREIKEGLLVKKMGGGQVNTTTGDFVFDVAEGYIIQDGEIGPMVRGATLTGNGPHVLQTIDMIGSDLGFTIGTCGKDGQGVPVSDAQPTIAIKEILVGGTEVTGQSNSQICRL
- a CDS encoding DUF3243 domain-containing protein — encoded protein: MMQFSQISNQISNWENWKRFLGQAVEYASELGVPKERISSLAHQAGEILATSVPPANPEQKALKELWQVADDQEKHIIAGLMTKLVSSR
- a CDS encoding TldD/PmbA family protein; translation: MDKEKLSIAESAIANAKKLGAEMAEAYLSYNKELDIEVRGKQVDTMKLSEDRGLGLRTFVNGRTGFAFTTDLTIEGVEDCVRQSLNNASQSMQESGIGLPLPASEYPQLDLYDPEISEASVEDKINLAVAMEEAALSYDKRVKIIESSSYSDGVTSVVIANSQGMVASYQGAYCGIYLALVAVDGDDSQTGFALDYHLKYKDINPDFVGQEAASRAVRMLGAKPITTRRTTVLFEPYVAAGFLGLMASSFTAEAVQKGRSLFANKVGSKIASEFITIVDDGSLAGGIASTPFDGEGVPTSKTILVQDGELKGFLHNTYTANKAGVESTGNGVRGSFKSTPEVGTTNFYIESGKCTPEDLIKDIKSGLYITEVLGMHTANPISGDFSVGVSGLLIENGQISQPVRGVAMAGNIINLLSGVNGVGNDLKYFGGRGAPSLRIDGITISGH
- a CDS encoding type 4a pilus biogenesis protein PilO, with protein sequence MIYKIKEKLLNLSLREKTLIGILACLVFVLLTVHQYNSYYSLQKQLYIKRQQIIQINKQIASLPGEKAAMKKIQERLQGKENYFSREINDGTALEIIGLIANNCNLRLNSFIPQEPVVKDYYNELPVKCVITGEFSKLITFVEQIEHQPNLIVIKDMVLENPVNKNETNDAIAKISLVMYSQRTNIVKKDIN
- the pilM gene encoding type IV pilus biogenesis protein PilM; protein product: MFKRFLTRPKKFVGVELGKEKIKVAVIEWNGKLNVCSLSSAATPSEWNEPQDEEGDNGNLVAALCQAADEAGVMNEKIFFTIEGNQITLRHIKIPFMSKRELAKAVKWEMNRLFPDLSDEIIYRYLVLGRIDENHRKYLNVLLITVKKKLVIKYYNIFQACGLKLTSFDISALALWRLYKDDYNENVALVYLSNSMAHMIVMKDNQINFIRSFSKYNLQNLLKQLEITLQYFKHNFSLPAIQRLILSGKYNEYNNILTLVEKKTGIPAKFGSPSILKHSVSIDPDFEVALGLALGGVI
- a CDS encoding PilN domain-containing protein; this translates as MYKVNLLPSELKSDYSNWKALTLKVLIFMFILLLSGIYCGLLNEYRLLRQDAAALEKVLQDKSSELQNLEHIIKDTTENGTKLSTLDNLVKNRVAWSELLLDLELIRPVDIQFTEIKISQNNVDDTGVSDKVYSQGKETIQRQAFTVVEIMGEAGSINSVTKLYKELCNKLYFQEVRLKSVEQNKDFDYAEIKFMISVILKEKDNDL